Proteins from one Bactrocera neohumeralis isolate Rockhampton chromosome 3, APGP_CSIRO_Bneo_wtdbg2-racon-allhic-juicebox.fasta_v2, whole genome shotgun sequence genomic window:
- the LOC126752580 gene encoding piggyBac transposable element-derived protein 3-like translates to MNSRRGLNVHEIISALEDDHNILSADIFITPPENNDFSDEDSGSEEAGEIGNLTRRQLLAEAEVRCQLPSADGVLETVDGIPFINQDEQEQQPSASQSNEPPAKKSKTIVTRKWRQKDIAANPERESMQPDFVLDKDNPLDFFEMFFDEEVFELLRSSTEQNAIAKGHVNFRVTVEEIKNFIGILLLSGYNSASRYRLYWDQSIDTHHPGVASCMTRNRFEELLRFFHACDNNRLPSDDKFAKVRPLWNLMNERWLKFYPGDKHLSIDESMVPYFGKHGAKQHIHGKPIRFGYKIWSLCTRLGYLIYGEPYQGAKTGNTNPNLGVGGSVVTNLISKLPSDNHYSFYIDNFFTSLRLLDEVSQMGHVITGTLRANRTEGAPLKDIKEMKKTSRGSHHQITDLSSNITLVRYNDNNIVTIASTESGVHPIGKVKRWCGNKRVDVDQPHCYLLYNKYMGGVDRLDQNVGKYRISIRLKRWYWQMIMFPINACANNAFQLYRVSPAGQAKDAHDFLSFTRYIVQTYLILGKPSTSIAKRIGGKTPLTTKSKLPDSVRLDGKEHYIIRNETQIRCRECHKNTKFKCSKCGVGLHQHCSQAFHTIK, encoded by the exons ATGAATTCCAGGAGAGG GTTGAACGTTCACGAAATTATATCGGCATTAGAAGATGATCATAATATACTGTCTGCAGATATATTTATCACACCACCTGAAAACAATGACTTCAGCGATGAAGACAGCGGAAGCGAAGAAGCGGGAGAAATAGGTAATCTTACGCGTCGGCAACTACTAGCAGAAGCTGAGGTGCGATGCCAGCTACCATCAGCAGATGGGGTCCTGGAAACCGTAGATGGAATTCCATTTATAAATCAGGATGAACAGGAACAACAGCCGTCCGCGTCTCAGTCAAATGAACCACCTGCAAAAAAATCTAAGACTATTGTCACGAGGAAGTGGAGACAAAAAGATATAGCTGCAAACCCTGAAAGGGAGTCGATGCAACCTGATTTCGTTTTAGATAAGGATAATCCATTAGATTTTTTTGAGATGTTTTTTGACGAAGAAGTTTTCGAGCTCCTGCGGTCTAGCACGGAACAAAATGCAATTGCAAAAGGACATGTCAATTTTCGAGTCACtgttgaagaaattaaaaactttatcggtattttgcttttgtcagGCTACAATAGCGCTTCACGCTATAGATTATACTGGGATCAAAGTATTGACACTCATCATCCAGGAGTTGCATCATGCATGACTCGTAATcgttttgaagagcttttacGTTTTTTTCATGCATGCGATAACAACCGCCTACCTTCTGACGATAAGTTTGCAAAAGTAAGGCCACTGTGGAATCTTATGAATGAGAGATGGCTAAAGTTTTATCCCGGAGACAAACATTTGTCTATCGATGAGTCTATGGTACCTTATTTTGGAAAACATGGCGCAAAACAACATATTCACGGTAAACCAATACGTTTTGGCTATAAGATTTGGTCACTGTGTACACGATTGGGTTATCTTATTTATGGAGAACCTTACCAAGGAGCTAAAACTGGTAACACCAATCCAAATCTAGGCGTTGGAGGCTCTGTAGTGACAAATTTGATTTCGAAACTGCCAAGTGATAACCACTACAGTTtctatattgataattttttcacttctttACGTTTACTAGACGAAGTAAGTCAGATGGGTCATGTTATCACTGGTACATTACGTGCTAATAGAACAGAAGGTGCCCCGCTAAAAGACATCAAGGAGATGAAAAAGACATCACGGGGTTCGCACCACCAAATTACGGATTTATCATCCAACATAACTTTAGTGCgctacaacgacaacaacatcGTAACTATTGCCTCAACGGAAAGCGGTGTTCATCCGATTGGTAAGGTGAAGAGATGGTGCGGCAATAAAAGAGTAGACGTAGATCAACCGCATTGCTATctattatataacaaatatatgggCGGAGTCGATCGACTCGaccaaaatgttggaaaatatagaatttcaaTAAGACTGAAGAGATGGTATTGGCAAATGATAATGTTCCCCATAAATGCCTGTGCTAATAATGCTTTTCAGTTATACCGAGTTTCACCAGCAGGCCAAGCTAAAGACGCTCATGATTTCTTGTCTTTTACAAGATACATTGTGCAGACTTATTTGATACTTGGCAAACCTTCTACATCCATAGCAAAACGCATTGGAGGCAAGACACCGTTAACTACGAAAAGTAAGCTGCCAGATTCGGTAAGGCTGGATGGGAAGGAACACTATATCATTAGAAACGAAACTCAAATTCGATGCCGCGAATGTCACAAGAATACGAAATTCAAATGCAGTAAATGTGGAGTTGGCCTCCATCAACATTGTTCTCAAGCTTTTCATAccataaagtaa